CAACCTATTTATAAATATAACAAAAATGAGAGAAAAAGTCATAAAAATACATTTTAACAAATGATGTACTTTTTTAATTATAAAACGTCAGCAAATTAAAGGCTTTACAGAAATATAGGAATTATGTAATAAATTACAATTAATGCAATAAATTACATTTTAAATAAAATAACGCAATATTTTTTTCATTATACATTTTTTTAAATTAAAAATAATACGAATAATAAAATTTTATATAATTTTGTGTAATCGATTACAATTAATCGTAAAACCACAATCACAAAAAACCACAAAACTTTATTAACGTTTTAACTTAAACAATTATGAAAAAACACCTACTTTTTCTGACGTTATTTCTTTTTGCCGTACAATCATGGTCACAGCAAATCAACGAAGCCAGCGGATGGCTTGAATCTGTTTTTGTAAAATGGCAGCCTGTAAGCAATGCCCAAACCTATAATGTCTATTATACAGGCGGAGGCATAACGGATCGTAAAATTGACAATCAGCTTATAAGAAGCTACGGAAGCTATTTTAGAGCCGATATTCCGGGCTTAAAAGCCGGAACCTATACCGTTAAAATTAAACCGGTTATTTCCGGGGTTGAAGGAAACGGAACCACTACAGGATCTTTAACCGTTAAAGCTCATGACCGATCCGGATTTGCTTTTGCCAACTCACGTGTTCCGGGAGCTTATAATGCAGACGGAACTCCTAAAAGCAATGCCGTAATTATTTACATCACACAACAGACTAAGAATACTGTTTCTCTTGATGTAACCGGAGCAACTTCAAATCCCTGCGTTGGGCTTCAAACTATTCTGGACGGATACAAAAAAGGAAAGGATTTAAGGCCTCTTATTATTCGTATGGTAGGGCAGATAACTGATCCTTCGTATATGCTGAATGGCGATATCGTGATCGAAAACAATAAAAATGCTTCTAGTTATATAACATTGGAAGGAATTGGAGACGACGCTGTAGCAGACGGCTGGGGAATTAGAGTTAAAAATGCTTCTAACATAGAAATTAGAAATATCGGTACTATGAACTGCGACAGCGGTGAAGGTGATAATATTGGACTGCAGCAGGACAACGATTATGTCTGGGTTCACAATTGTGATTTCTTTTACGGAAACGCCGGAAGCGATGCCGATCAAATAAAAGGAGACGGTGCTCTGGACTGCAAAAAATCAACGTATATTACTTTTTCATACAATCATTTTTGGGATTCAGGAAAATCAAATCTGTTAGGTTTAAGCGAAGGAACAACAACAGGTTTATATATCACCTATCACCACAACTGGTATGACCATTCAGATTCGCGTCATCCCCGCGTGAGATATTATTCTGCACACGTTTACAACAATTATTATGATGGGAATTCTAAATACGGAGTTGGATCTACTTTAGGTTCATCTGTATTTGTAGAAGCTAATTATTTTAGAAATTGTAAATACCCTATGCTGACTTCAATGCAGGGAACAGATGTATACAATGGCGCAACAGGAACATTCTCTAGCGAGGATGGAGGAACGATTAAAGCTTTCAATAATACTATGAGCGGTCAGACAAGATTTGTAGGTTATAATGCCTCATCATATCCTGTTGAATTTGATGCCTACGTTGCTTCTACCCGAAATGAAACCATAAGCAGCAGTATTACTTCTAAAAAAGGAGCTAAAACCTATAACAATTTTGACACAAATTCAAGCATAATGTATTCTTATACTCCTGACAGTCCGGAAACTGCCAGAACAAATGTAATGCAGTATGCCGGACGCGTTTCAGGAGGCGATTTAAAATGGACTTTCAACAATGCCGTAGATGATACTGCCGATGCTGTAAATACAGGTTTAAAGGCTGCACTCACAAATTATCAAACTAATTTAGTTTATGTTCAGGACGGAACCACTCAACCGGCAGGAAGCCAAACTTTAACCTCAACAAATAACAACAGTCAGACAGTTGTAAACGGTACAGCTATCAATACGATCGTATTTACCTGGGGAGGAACTGCAACAGATGCTTCTGTAACAGGACTGCCGGCTTCCGGACTTAATTTTGTAAAAAATACTTCGGCAAAAACCATTACCATTACCGGAACTCCAACTGCAAATGTTTCCTATTCTGTTACTACCAGCGGTACAGGAACTGCCTCAACAGCATCAGGAACAATAACAGTAACTACAAGTACGCCATCAAGTGCTGAAATCCACAATTTTACTGCTTCTGGAAAAACGAGCTCTTTTTATAACATAACCGGAAATCTTTCGACCACAAAAGGAACCGTAAACTATAACGGACTCACACTTACACAATGTCTAAAAATAGAATCCTCTACAAGCATAACCTTTACCACGACTCAGGCCAGCACACTGACTCTTGTATTTGTAGAAAGTGCTGCAACTATCAAAGTGGATAATGTTGACAGAACGGCTTCGGGAGGAATTGTAACTGTATCTTTAGCAGCCGGAAGTCATACAATTACGAAAAAAGACACTTCAAACTTATTCTATATGAGCACTTCATACAATAGCGGAACGCTTAGAATTGCCAAAACAGAAGAAGTTTCAGAGCCAGCTGATGCAAAAATATTCTTGTATCCAAACCCGGTTTCCGGAACTTTATATGTATCTGACCCAAATCAGAAAATTGAAAAAGTTTTGATTTATAATATCTCAGGTTTACTTGTAAAAACGATCCAAAAGGGCACAGAAAGTCTGCACATAAACGAACTTCCTACAGGAACTTATTTAGCCAAAATTTTTACTGCTGGAGGCACTGCAAATCAGACTCTTCTTAAAAATTAAGATTAAAAGCAAAAGGCTTCCGGAAATTCGGAAGCCTTTTATTTAAAACTTTACGCATCTGGATTAATTGAAAAACATAAATCAGTTATTATTTCAAATTATTACCAATCTGCCTGCGGTAATTTCTTTAATACTCTTTCCGGACTGTCATTTACAAAAAGCTGTTTATCCAGTTTAAATTTTTTAGTCTCGTGTGTACTTGGCATACTATCCACCATTGTATTAACTAATTCCATATCAGCAGTTCCAGAAAGCAAATTATAATCAACTTCGATATGTGATCCTGCCCCCATATTAAACAAATGTATTTTTGTTAGTACAAAATCATTGCCTATATATTTATATGATGTTTCCTGCGTACCTGTGGGACCAATTCCGTTTAATGTAATTGTAAGCGCTCTATCATTATCAATACTGATGTTCTCGTATTCATAAATTTTATTTCCTTCATACGAATATTCCGGGTCTACAGCCTGCCAGGAAGTTTCCTTCAACTTGTATTCTCCTGAACTTTGTTTTATAAGAACTAAAACGGCACGGACATCTGTATTATCATTTTTATTCTGTAAAACCAAAACCATATCTTTCAGGAGATCATCATTCAATAAACCTTCAGCCTGATACTGTATTTCATAAGGTTTAATCAGGAAGTCCTGAATGCTTTTACCTGTCGCCGGAAAAACCGGTAATTGGCTGTTTTCCACAAAATCACCGTCCGTTTGATCTGTTACGGTATCAGAAGCTATCTCTTTATTTATAGTCTTGTTTTTTGTGTTTTTCTCAGTTTCTTTTTTACAGCTTACTGCAAAAAGGATCAGTAATCCAAAGATTATAGGCTTCATTCGTTTGGTTTTATGGTAAAAATAGAACAATTTTAAGACAAAGAACATTAAAAAAACCGCTTTTCCTAAATAATAGAAAAAGCGGTTTTAAAATACCTTATATAGTTTTACAAATCAAACTTGATTCCTTGTGCCAAAGGAAGATTCGTTGTATAATTGATTGTATTGGTCTGACGGCGCATATAGATTTTCCATGCATCAGAACCAGATTCACGTCCGCCTCCGGTTTCTTTTTCACCTCCAAAAGCACCTCCAATTTCTGCACCCGAAGTTCCAATGTTTACGTTTGCAATACCACAGTCAGAACCGGTAACTGATAAAAATCTTTCGGCTTCGCGCAAATTATTTGTCATAATTGCAGAAGATAGTCCCTGAGCAACACCATTTTGAAGTTCAATAGCATTCTCAACCTCTCCGGAATATTTAATTAAATATAAAACCGGAGCAAAAGTTTCGTGCTGTACAATTTCAAATGAATTTTCAGCTTCTGCAATAGCCGGTTTAACATAACAGCCACTTTCGTAACCTTCGCCTGAAAGAACACCCCCTTCAACCAGAATTTTACCTCCTTCAGCTGCTACTCTATTCAAAGCAACTGCATACATTTCGACTGCATGTGTATCGATAAGCGGGCCAACGTGATTATTCTCATCAAGCGGATTCCCAATTCGCAATTGTTTATAAGCTGTCACTAAAGCATCTTTTACCTTATCATAAATGCTTTCGTGAATGATTAATCTTCGTGTTGAAGTACAACGTTGTCCAGCTGTTCCAACGGCTCCAAAAACCGCTCCTATAACCGTCATTTTAATATCTGCATCCGGAGTAACAATTATCGCATTGTTTCCTCCTAATTCAAGCAGCGATTTACCTAATCGGGCTGCAACGGCCTGAGCCACAATTTTACCCATTCTCGTAGATCCTGTTGCTGAAATTAACGGAATACGAGTGTCTTTTGTCAATAACTCTCCTATTTGGTAATCTCCGTTTACTAAACACGAAATTCCTTCCGGAAGATTGTTTTCTTTAATAACCTGAGCAATTATATTCTGACAGGCAATACCGCAAAGAGGCGTTTTCTCCGAAGGTTTCCAAACGCATACATCACCGGAAATCCAGGCTAAAGCTGTATTCCATGACCATACTGCAACCGGAAAATTAAAAGCCGAGATAATTCCAACAATTCCAAGCGGATGATATTGCTCATACATTCTGTGTCCCGGTCTTTCAGAATGCATTGTTAAGCCGTGTAACTGACGAGATAATCCCACGGCAAAATCACAGATATCGATCATTTCCTGAACTTCGCCATATCCTTCCTGCAGTGATTTTCCCATTTCATACGAAACCAGTTTTCCAAGAGCTTCTTTGTTCTGACGCAATTTTTCTCCAAACTGACGTACAATTTCACCTCGCTGCGGTGCAGGAATCAATCTAAAAGTTTTAAAAGCTTCTGTTGCAGAACGCATTACTTTTTCATAATCTTCGAGTGTTGAAGTTTTTACAGAAGCAATCAATTTTCCGTCAACAGGAGAAAAGCTGTCTAAAATTTCACCCGATGAAAAATTTTCACTTCCAGTTGAAGTTCCTTCATTAACCAGTTTAATTCCCAGTTGTTCCAAAGCTTCATTCATGCCAAATTGTGATGCTATTGTTGTCATTGTAACTTTTTTAGTTAAAATTGTTATATTTTTATGTAAAGATATCGTTTTAGAATTAATTTCAAATTGATTTGAAATTTTAAAAACAAGGTAAATTTAGTGTTATTATATAAGTATTAACGCAAACTAACGGTGATTTATTCACTAAATTTGATGAAATTTGCATTCTTAAAATTATAAAAATGACTTATTTCAGCCGGCTTTTACTTTGTTTTTTATTGATTTCTTTTAATGCATTTTCACAAAAAGAACAAAAATCTTCTTTTCAGGTTGTGCCATTAGGAATAAAAGGCGGTATTGACGAAAAAAATCTTTCTGCTTATTTATTAGCACCGTCTAATACAAAGGATTTCATTTGTCTGGATGCAGGAACCGTAAATGCAGGAATTGAAAAAGCGATCGAAAATAAAGTATTCAAAGTGCCTACAAGCGAAGTACTTCGTAAATACATAAAAGGTTACTTAATTTCTCACGCACATCTGGATCATGTTTCGGGTTTGATTATCAACTCTCCTGCTGATTCTTCTAAAACGGTTTATGCTACAGAAAAATGCATGGAAATGATGGAAAACCATTATTTCAACGATCAGACCTGGGCTAATTTTGGCGATAAAGGTCCGGGATTTCCTTTAAAAAAATACCATTTCCAAAATTTGAATTTAAATGAAGAAACACCTCTTTCAAACACCACAATGACGGTGAAAGCTTTTGCTTTAAGTCACGTAAATCCTTTTGAAAGTACTGCCTTCTTAATTAAAAACAATGATTCTTATGCTTTATATTTAGGTGATACAGGACCGGATTCTGTAGAAAAAAGTAATAAGCTGGAAGCTTTATGGACCGCTGTTGCACCATTAGTTCAAAACAAACAATTAAAAGGTATTTTTATCGAAGTTTCTTTTCCAAATGAACAGCCTGACCAATTTTTATTTGGTCATTTAACGCCAAATCATCTAATGAAGGAACTTCATACTCTGGAAGATTTAGCAGGGAAAGGTTCGCTAAAGAATTTCAAAATTATTATTACGCATTTAAAACCGCCTGCTAAAAATATTATCAAAATTAAAGAGCAGTTAAAAAGCCAAAATGATTTAGGCGTACAGATTATTTATCCTGAACAAGGGAAGAAATTTGCGTTGTAATTATTTGCCGCATATTTAAGATTTAAGAAATATTTCTTTTCTTATTATTAATTAAAATATGCATTTCTTATGAAAACAAATGCCCTAGCCCTGATGGAAGCGACATCCTTTTGTGGTCTCGTTTTTTTCTAACGAGACCACAAAAGATATAGCGTACAGCAGGAAATAGCTCCTAATGGTTATTAATATTATTTCTTAGCTGTAAATCTCGGATCTGTTCCCATTACGGTACCACATTTATCACAGGTTCTTAATTCTTCTGAATTGTAAAAGTGTTCGAAATGAGGAAGGAAATCTTTCTCGATATTATGAAGTTCAAAATACACCTCATAAAGCTTATGATTGCAGTTGTCGCAATGCCAAAGCAATCCGTCTGTGTAACCTAATCCGGCACGTTTACGCTCGATCACCAGCCCAATTGACCCCTCTGAGCGAACAGGAGAATGCGGTACTTTTGCAGGATGCAGATACATATCGCCGGCATTTAATTCCATTTCCTTACGCTCACCATCTTCCTGAATTACTACTTTAATGCTTCCTTCTAACTGATAAAAAAGTTCTTCGGTTTCGTTATAATGATAATCCTTCCGTGCGTTTGGTCCGGCAACAATCATTACGATATAATCACCAGAATCTACATAGAGGTTTTTATTCCCAACAGGCGGTTTTAATAATTGTCGGTTTTCTTCAATCCATTTAGTAAGATTGAAAGGTTTTGCTATAGCCATTTTTTAGAGTCTAAATTTATGAAAAGCTAAGGTAGTGAATTTGTAGAGACGCACTGCAGTGCGTCTTATTGGTTTTGATCATAGGAACGCAGACGCACCGCAGTGCGCCTCTACCTCGAAAATTCTTTTATCAAATAAACATAAACCGCAAAATGATCGCTAAACCCAGCTTCTGCCAATGTATTTCGAAGCGGATATCCTTTATATTTTCCTAAAGCCTGAATGAGATATGGCGGATTAAAAATCCCAGCTTTCCAGAATTTGTATCCTGAAGAATCCGGTTTTAAAAAAGACTGTGTCATGATAATCTGGTCAAAAATATCCCAGGAATCCCGAAAGGCAAGTGTTCCCATCCCCTTCTCTGCCATTTCTTCAAACGGATTGTAAGTCTCAAATTCTAAGGTTTCTGATTTTTTACCTTTTGCTCCCAATGCTGTTTTTACACTTTTATTAAAAGGTCCATCGTTCAAATCTCCCATCGTTATTACTTTGGCAAGCGGATTTATTTGTTGCAGCGAATCGATAATTTTTCTGTTTAATCTCCCCGCAGCTGCTCTGTAAGGACTGCTCGCTTTTTCCCCGCCCGATCTCGAAGGCCAGTGATTTACGATTATATGAATTTCCTCATCTTCCAAAAATCCCGTTACCAAAAGCTGATCCCTTGTGAAAATCCGATTCTTATCAACTTTGATTTCAACATCACCTAAATCTTCATTTTGAATTTCCTGAACAGGTTCTTTCTTGTAAATTACTAAGGGAATATTAGAAAAAGAGGTTGGTCGGAAATACTTTTTTTGATACAAAAGCGCCACATCAATTCCACGCTGATCCGGTGAATCAAAATGAATGATTCCGTAATCATAATTCGCTGTTTTTTCCTGTTTTATTAAATCTTCGATCACACCACGGTTTTCAACTTCGGAACAGCCTATTAAAGTTGGCGGATTAGGGTTTTCAGGCGTTCCTATTTCAGAAATTACCCTTGAAAGATTTCTTAATTTTTGTTCGTATTTTTCTTTTGTCCAATGCTGTTTTCCGGTCGGAGTCCATTCGTCGTCATTTGTACTGGGGTCATTGATGGTATCAAAAAGATTTTCGAAATTATAGAATGCCGCGGTATGGATTTTATACTTTTTGGACTGAGCAGTTAAAGATGAAACCGAAAAAAGAGAAAGAAAATAAATTTTGATAATAGTACGCATAGATCATTGGCATTAAAAAAAGACGCAATTTAAACAAATAATAATTTGTAAGAAATTTATACTTTTTATTTTAAAACTATATCTTTGATACTCTCTAAAAGTCATGTACCTTTCCGTCAAAATCTGATATCTTCATAAATGAAAAAAATCCTTGTTTTCGTCTTTTTTCTTAGCTTCTTTTCTTCCTTTTATGCACAAAACAGCACATTCGCAGAGAACATCCGGATTCAGTATAAAATTCCGGAACTCGTTTATGCTGTAGTTTCTTCAGATTCTATATTCGAAATGGAAACTTTGGGATATCAGCGGTACAATTCCTCTTTTAAGGCAAAAATAAATGACAAATTTCGTTTAGGTTCTTTAACCAAAACGGTTACAAGTTATATTGCTGCAATATTAGTTAAAGAAGGAAAAATCAAATGGGACACGGGATTCTTTGATTTATATCCGGAACTAAAAGCAAAAAGCAATCCTAAAATTTATAATTTCACTTTACAAGACCTTATAACTTTTAGAGCCCATATTCCGACATGGTCGTATGGAAACGAAACTCCAGTCCAAAAAGAAATTAAAGGAAACGATCAGCAGCAACGATATGAATTTATGGCGTGGTTTTTAAAACAAAACTTCACTATCTCTGAAAAACAAGATGTTTACTGGTCAAATCCAAGTTATGTTGCTGCCGGATTAATGCTCGAAAAAGCAACGGGTAAAAGCTATGAAACACTGGTAAAAGAGTTGGGCATGAGCTTAAACATTGATTTTGGTTTTGGACAGCCGAATTTAATGGATGAAAACGAGCCCTGGGGACATGATGAAAATTTAAAACCTGAAAAACCTGCTCTAAATTACAAACTAAACTGGCTTTCATCTGCAGGAAATATCAATTGCAGCCTGCCTGATTATTGCAAATTTGCACAGATGCATCTGCAGGGTTTACTGGGGAAATCCAAAATGTTTACGGCCGAAGAATTTGCTTTGATGCATAACGGTTTACCTGAATTTTCATTTGGATGGTATCCTGAAACGGATATGAAAACCGGCTTAAACTATTCTTTTCACTACGGAAATCCCGGAACATTTTTAACCAAAGTGTATCTTTGTAAAACAATCAATAAAGCTTTCGTCATTTTTGCCAATGTACAGTCTGAGGAAGCTGACAAAGGACTAATGCTTCTTCTGGAGAAATTAAAGAAACAATATGGCGGCTGATTCTATTTTAAACCTAAAAAATAATTCATAATTTTAAGTAAAAGAACACTATGAACTTAAATATTCAGGACATAAAGAAACGTTTTACCTTTTGTAAACTCGTATTTTTTACTTTTGCTTTACAATCATTCAACTGTCAATCTCAACAAATCATGATAACACCGCCTTATTTACAAAAAGGAGATACTGTAGCCCTGGTAGCGACAGCCAGAAAAAACATCGACGACAATTTAAAACCTACAATAGATTTGCTTAAAAGCTGGGGAATTGAGGCTGTAATTGGAAGTTCAATTGGTTTGGATTACCATCAATTGGCCGGAACCGACGAACAGCGCGCCGCCGATTTTCAAAAGCAGTTAGACAATCCCAATATTAAAGCCATCTGGTGTGTCCGTGGTGGTTATGGAACCGTTAGAATGCTGGATCTTTTAGATTTTACCAAATTCAAACAACATCCAAAATGGGTTATTGGTTTTAGTGATGTTACGGTTCTGCACAATCATTTAAATACAATGGGATATAAATCTATTCATGGTGTAATGCCGGTTACGATACCGCGTGCAACTCCTGCGGCGATAAGTACCATGAAATCAAGTTTATTTGGCGAACCACTTTCTTACTCTGTTCCTCCTCATGCTATGAACCGCTTTGGTCAGGGAACAGGCAAATTAGTTGGAGGAAACCTTTCTATATTATACAGTTTATTAGGATCGCCATCTGCAATTGACTGTAAGGATAAAATTTTATTTATCGAAGATTTAGATGAATACCTGTATCATATTGACCGTATGATGATGAATTTACGTCGAAACGGCTGTATCGAAAACCTAAAAGGTATTATGATTGGCGGTATGACCAAAATGAAAGACAATGAAATTCCGTGGGGAAAAAATGCTCTTGAAATCATTGATGATGTTACCAAAAAATACAATATTCCCGTAATTTTTAATTTTCCTGCCGGTCATATCCAGGACAATAGAGCTTTAATTATGGGAAGTACTATTTCAATAGATGTAAACGCATCAGGAAGCACGGTTACTTTTCAGAAATAATACACAAGAATCCTTTTAAGGAAATCTAAAAAATACCACATAAAAATTCACGCGAAAGACGCGAAGCTGCAAAGCATTTAAACTTTGTGACTTCGCGTCTTTGCATGCAATAAACCAATAAAACTCAAAGATTCAGCAAAACCTGAAACCTAAAACAAAAATAGAATGGCCCAACACAATGAACTAGGAAAAAAAGGAGAAGAACTTGCTGTAGAACATCTGCAGCAAAACGGATATGAAATTCTGGATCGCAACTGGGAGTATCAAAAAGCAGAAATTGATATTATTGCGAAAAAAGAAAATATCCTGGCGGTTGTAGAAGTAAAGACAAGATCTAGTTTGGATTTTGGTTCTCCGCAGGATTTTGTGAAACAAAAAAAAATCCGTCTGCTCATAAAAGCAGTAAATGCCTACATAAACGATAGGGAAAAGGATTTTGAAGACGATTTAGAAATTCGTTTTGACATAATTGCCATCCATAAAACCGAGGAAATACTTGCTATTGAACATCTTACTGATGCTTTTTATCACTTTTAACATATTTTTTTATTGTTATAATTGTAACAATTTGTTTTTATATTTATATTTGCAAAGATTTATAACATCAAATTAACTAAACCAACCCAATTAAGTTACAAAAAAAAAGAAAAAAAAATTATGAAAACTGTTTCTTCCATCGTCGAGAATTACATCAAAACAAAACCATTTCTTTTAAACGCGTTATCGCTTGGAATTATCAATTTAACTTCTCTTTCACGGAACATTATGACCGAACTGGAAAGTGAGTTTGGTAAAGAAGTGAAACAAGGTGCTGTCGTAATGTCTCTAAAAAGATTAACAGAAGAACTGGATTTTAAATTAAACCATAAAATCAATAAAGTAATCAAAAACATTGGCGAGATTACCGTTAGATCTGAGCTTACCGATTACACATTTGCCGCTTCGGAAACCGTTTTAAATAAACAGGCCGATTTAATTTCTGATATCAATGCTTTATCTGATATTTTTTATACCTCATCACGTGGTGTAAATGAGACCAATATCGTAGTCAGCAGCAGTGTGAACCATTTAGTTGAAAAACACTTTATGAGAGAAAAACTAATTCAGAAATTAGATAATCTTGCTTCAATTACCGTTAAATTACCAAAAGAAAATATTGTCGTTCCGGGTATTTATTATTTCATTTTCCAACGTTTGGCATGGGAAGGAATTATCATCAATGAGGTAATTTCGACTTCAAATGAATTTACGATTTTAGTTGGAGAAGATCAGGTTGATGTTGCTTTTAAAGTGATTAAAGACCTGAAAAACTAATTAAAATAAATCTAAATTTTTAGATCTTATTAATATTCAATTTCGAAAATCCTTTTGTCTTTTTTTAGAAAGATGAAAGGATTTTTTGTTTTCAGAATCGTTTCAAAATACTTGAATTGAAATTTTCATCAATAGGAATATTCTCAAAAACACAGACCTAAAATAGTTAATTTTAAAATTTCATCCAAAAAACCACCAACTTCATAAAATGCATTCTTCCTGCGTGTTTACTGAGATTTTACGTAAAATTAACTTCAAAAAACACAAATAAGTTTTTTTTAGCATTTTTTTATGAGAATAATATTTTTATATATTTGTTAACCTCTCAAGGCATTAGAGTATCGATTTTTGATAGTATCGCAATATAATTAGATTAAAATAGAAACTAATTAACTTAATGTTGGAAGCCAAAGACTATAGCGGCAAATTATTGGTCAGCGAATTAAAAAATGGCAGCGAAAAAGCATTTCGTTCCCTTTTTGATTTGTATTATCAGGATATTTATGGTTATAGTATAAGCTTATTAAAATCGAAAGAAGCAGCCGAAGAAAATGTTCAGGATGTTTTTATGAAGGTATGGCAGCACCGCGAAAACCTCAACACTGAACAATCTTTTAAAGCTTATATTTTTACTATTGCCCGAAATCAGGCTTTTA
This portion of the Flavobacterium gelatinilyticum genome encodes:
- a CDS encoding serine hydrolase domain-containing protein, which encodes MKKILVFVFFLSFFSSFYAQNSTFAENIRIQYKIPELVYAVVSSDSIFEMETLGYQRYNSSFKAKINDKFRLGSLTKTVTSYIAAILVKEGKIKWDTGFFDLYPELKAKSNPKIYNFTLQDLITFRAHIPTWSYGNETPVQKEIKGNDQQQRYEFMAWFLKQNFTISEKQDVYWSNPSYVAAGLMLEKATGKSYETLVKELGMSLNIDFGFGQPNLMDENEPWGHDENLKPEKPALNYKLNWLSSAGNINCSLPDYCKFAQMHLQGLLGKSKMFTAEEFALMHNGLPEFSFGWYPETDMKTGLNYSFHYGNPGTFLTKVYLCKTINKAFVIFANVQSEEADKGLMLLLEKLKKQYGG
- a CDS encoding 3-hydroxyanthranilate 3,4-dioxygenase, which gives rise to MAIAKPFNLTKWIEENRQLLKPPVGNKNLYVDSGDYIVMIVAGPNARKDYHYNETEELFYQLEGSIKVVIQEDGERKEMELNAGDMYLHPAKVPHSPVRSEGSIGLVIERKRAGLGYTDGLLWHCDNCNHKLYEVYFELHNIEKDFLPHFEHFYNSEELRTCDKCGTVMGTDPRFTAKK
- the amaB gene encoding L-piperidine-6-carboxylate dehydrogenase, with the protein product MTTIASQFGMNEALEQLGIKLVNEGTSTGSENFSSGEILDSFSPVDGKLIASVKTSTLEDYEKVMRSATEAFKTFRLIPAPQRGEIVRQFGEKLRQNKEALGKLVSYEMGKSLQEGYGEVQEMIDICDFAVGLSRQLHGLTMHSERPGHRMYEQYHPLGIVGIISAFNFPVAVWSWNTALAWISGDVCVWKPSEKTPLCGIACQNIIAQVIKENNLPEGISCLVNGDYQIGELLTKDTRIPLISATGSTRMGKIVAQAVAARLGKSLLELGGNNAIIVTPDADIKMTVIGAVFGAVGTAGQRCTSTRRLIIHESIYDKVKDALVTAYKQLRIGNPLDENNHVGPLIDTHAVEMYAVALNRVAAEGGKILVEGGVLSGEGYESGCYVKPAIAEAENSFEIVQHETFAPVLYLIKYSGEVENAIELQNGVAQGLSSAIMTNNLREAERFLSVTGSDCGIANVNIGTSGAEIGGAFGGEKETGGGRESGSDAWKIYMRRQTNTINYTTNLPLAQGIKFDL
- a CDS encoding endonuclease/exonuclease/phosphatase family protein — encoded protein: MRTIIKIYFLSLFSVSSLTAQSKKYKIHTAAFYNFENLFDTINDPSTNDDEWTPTGKQHWTKEKYEQKLRNLSRVISEIGTPENPNPPTLIGCSEVENRGVIEDLIKQEKTANYDYGIIHFDSPDQRGIDVALLYQKKYFRPTSFSNIPLVIYKKEPVQEIQNEDLGDVEIKVDKNRIFTRDQLLVTGFLEDEEIHIIVNHWPSRSGGEKASSPYRAAAGRLNRKIIDSLQQINPLAKVITMGDLNDGPFNKSVKTALGAKGKKSETLEFETYNPFEEMAEKGMGTLAFRDSWDIFDQIIMTQSFLKPDSSGYKFWKAGIFNPPYLIQALGKYKGYPLRNTLAEAGFSDHFAVYVYLIKEFSR
- a CDS encoding YraN family protein — protein: MAQHNELGKKGEELAVEHLQQNGYEILDRNWEYQKAEIDIIAKKENILAVVEVKTRSSLDFGSPQDFVKQKKIRLLIKAVNAYINDREKDFEDDLEIRFDIIAIHKTEEILAIEHLTDAFYHF
- a CDS encoding S66 peptidase family protein — translated: MITPPYLQKGDTVALVATARKNIDDNLKPTIDLLKSWGIEAVIGSSIGLDYHQLAGTDEQRAADFQKQLDNPNIKAIWCVRGGYGTVRMLDLLDFTKFKQHPKWVIGFSDVTVLHNHLNTMGYKSIHGVMPVTIPRATPAAISTMKSSLFGEPLSYSVPPHAMNRFGQGTGKLVGGNLSILYSLLGSPSAIDCKDKILFIEDLDEYLYHIDRMMMNLRRNGCIENLKGIMIGGMTKMKDNEIPWGKNALEIIDDVTKKYNIPVIFNFPAGHIQDNRALIMGSTISIDVNASGSTVTFQK
- a CDS encoding T9SS type A sorting domain-containing protein: MKKHLLFLTLFLFAVQSWSQQINEASGWLESVFVKWQPVSNAQTYNVYYTGGGITDRKIDNQLIRSYGSYFRADIPGLKAGTYTVKIKPVISGVEGNGTTTGSLTVKAHDRSGFAFANSRVPGAYNADGTPKSNAVIIYITQQTKNTVSLDVTGATSNPCVGLQTILDGYKKGKDLRPLIIRMVGQITDPSYMLNGDIVIENNKNASSYITLEGIGDDAVADGWGIRVKNASNIEIRNIGTMNCDSGEGDNIGLQQDNDYVWVHNCDFFYGNAGSDADQIKGDGALDCKKSTYITFSYNHFWDSGKSNLLGLSEGTTTGLYITYHHNWYDHSDSRHPRVRYYSAHVYNNYYDGNSKYGVGSTLGSSVFVEANYFRNCKYPMLTSMQGTDVYNGATGTFSSEDGGTIKAFNNTMSGQTRFVGYNASSYPVEFDAYVASTRNETISSSITSKKGAKTYNNFDTNSSIMYSYTPDSPETARTNVMQYAGRVSGGDLKWTFNNAVDDTADAVNTGLKAALTNYQTNLVYVQDGTTQPAGSQTLTSTNNNSQTVVNGTAINTIVFTWGGTATDASVTGLPASGLNFVKNTSAKTITITGTPTANVSYSVTTSGTGTASTASGTITVTTSTPSSAEIHNFTASGKTSSFYNITGNLSTTKGTVNYNGLTLTQCLKIESSTSITFTTTQASTLTLVFVESAATIKVDNVDRTASGGIVTVSLAAGSHTITKKDTSNLFYMSTSYNSGTLRIAKTEEVSEPADAKIFLYPNPVSGTLYVSDPNQKIEKVLIYNISGLLVKTIQKGTESLHINELPTGTYLAKIFTAGGTANQTLLKN
- a CDS encoding MBL fold metallo-hydrolase, whose product is MTYFSRLLLCFLLISFNAFSQKEQKSSFQVVPLGIKGGIDEKNLSAYLLAPSNTKDFICLDAGTVNAGIEKAIENKVFKVPTSEVLRKYIKGYLISHAHLDHVSGLIINSPADSSKTVYATEKCMEMMENHYFNDQTWANFGDKGPGFPLKKYHFQNLNLNEETPLSNTTMTVKAFALSHVNPFESTAFLIKNNDSYALYLGDTGPDSVEKSNKLEALWTAVAPLVQNKQLKGIFIEVSFPNEQPDQFLFGHLTPNHLMKELHTLEDLAGKGSLKNFKIIITHLKPPAKNIIKIKEQLKSQNDLGVQIIYPEQGKKFAL